From a region of the Malania oleifera isolate guangnan ecotype guangnan chromosome 12, ASM2987363v1, whole genome shotgun sequence genome:
- the LOC131143696 gene encoding probable inactive dual specificity protein phosphatase-like At4g18593, giving the protein MAEPNESELGSDTRPQVIYRCKKCRRIVAAKENVVPHERGAGETCFKWRKRSSGPSEAEEEQPECSSIFVEPMKWMQAVQEGYVEEKLQCIGCKARLGSFNWAGMQCNCGAWVNPAFQLHKSRLDECHI; this is encoded by the exons ATGGCAGAACCTAATGAGTCTGAATTGGGATCTGACACAAGACCCCAAGTCATATACCGCTGCAAGAAATGTCGACGAATTGTGGCTGCAAAGGAGAATGTTGTTCCCCATGAACGTGGAGCTGGAGAAACATGCTTTAAATGGAGAAAGAGAAGCAGTGGGCCCTCGGAAGCAGAAGAGGAACAACCTGAGTGTTCCTCCATATTTGTAGAGCCCATGAAGTGGATGCAAGCAG TTCAAGAAGGTTATGTTGAAGAGAAGCTTCAGTGCATAGGTTGCAAAGCCCGCCTGGGTTCCTTCAACTGGGCAGGAATGCAATGCAACTGTGGGGCTTGGGTTAATCCTGCATTTCAGCTTCACAAGAGCCGGCTTGATGAATGCCATATATGA